One Psychrobacillus glaciei genomic region harbors:
- the qoxC gene encoding cytochrome aa3 quinol oxidase subunit III has product MKVDNSLPLEYSTEENSLKILGFWIFLGAEIMLFATLFATYFTMVHRTGSGPTGAEIFEIAPVLMETILLLTSSFTIGLGIHAMRIGNKKATMVFFLITLLLGAGFLSFEVSEFIHYVHVGATLQTSGFTAILLTTLGTHGLHVTFGFFWGLFILLQIKKRGLTPETANKSFIFSLYWHFLDVVWIFIFSFIYLKGMM; this is encoded by the coding sequence ATGAAGGTAGATAACTCGCTTCCACTGGAATATAGTACGGAAGAAAATAGCTTGAAGATTTTAGGCTTTTGGATTTTCCTAGGTGCGGAAATAATGCTTTTTGCAACACTTTTCGCTACCTACTTTACAATGGTTCACCGAACAGGCAGTGGTCCTACTGGAGCTGAAATCTTTGAAATTGCACCAGTATTAATGGAAACAATCTTACTATTAACTAGTAGTTTTACGATAGGTCTTGGAATTCATGCCATGCGTATCGGCAACAAGAAAGCAACGATGGTATTCTTTTTAATCACACTTCTTCTTGGTGCAGGATTCTTAAGCTTCGAAGTTTCTGAGTTTATTCATTACGTTCATGTAGGTGCAACACTACAAACTAGTGGATTTACTGCTATCCTGCTAACAACACTAGGAACACATGGATTACACGTAACATTTGGTTTCTTCTGGGGATTATTTATCCTATTACAAATTAAAAAACGTGGTTTAACTCCTGAAACAGCCAATAAATCATTTATCTTCTCCCTTTATTGGCATTTCTTAGATGTAGTTTGGATTTTCATCTTTAGCTTCATCTACTTGAAAGGAATGATGTAA
- a CDS encoding YhcN/YlaJ family sporulation lipoprotein — MSKILQISMTLLLISSLVGCGTNKTADKTETEVNKTTTETPTENNTTTTTTTNENVNTDVTGNNDHKLELADDVADEITKMSEVDSASVIVTDKNAYVAVKLKEGVSESEALETKIADQARATHADFKNVYVSTNPDFAKQFTEYGEKIRANEPVEGFFKEFSDTIKRVFPDAH, encoded by the coding sequence TTGAGTAAAATACTACAAATATCTATGACATTACTTCTTATTAGTTCGCTAGTGGGATGTGGAACAAACAAGACTGCTGATAAAACCGAAACAGAGGTAAATAAAACTACTACTGAAACACCTACCGAAAACAATACAACCACAACAACAACTACGAACGAAAACGTTAATACCGATGTGACTGGAAATAATGATCATAAGTTGGAACTAGCGGATGATGTTGCGGATGAAATAACAAAAATGAGCGAAGTAGATAGTGCAAGTGTTATCGTCACGGATAAAAATGCATATGTGGCCGTTAAGCTTAAAGAGGGTGTTAGCGAAAGTGAGGCACTTGAGACTAAGATTGCAGATCAAGCAAGAGCTACACATGCCGATTTTAAAAATGTATACGTGTCAACCAATCCAGATTTTGCAAAACAGTTTACTGAATACGGAGAAAAAATTAGAGCAAACGAACCAGTTGAAGGATTTTTTAAGGAGTTCTCCGATACAATAAAAAGAGTATTCCCTGATGCCCATTAA
- the qoxD gene encoding cytochrome aa3 quinol oxidase subunit IV — protein MKELFPFKQVMGFVASLVLTAVALLVYFTDMSFAVGMTVLLLTAFIQAGLQLVVFMHAGETNDKKSIYANVYYGLLIALVTIFGTLMAMVWDM, from the coding sequence ATGAAAGAATTATTCCCTTTTAAACAAGTAATGGGCTTTGTCGCTTCGCTAGTTCTTACTGCAGTGGCACTTTTAGTTTACTTTACTGATATGTCATTTGCAGTTGGTATGACAGTTCTTCTCCTAACAGCATTTATACAGGCCGGTCTTCAGCTGGTTGTATTTATGCATGCTGGTGAGACTAATGATAAAAAATCTATCTATGCAAACGTATATTACGGTTTACTTATTGCGCTAGTTACCATTTTCGGAACATTAATGGCAATGGTTTGGGATATGTAA
- a CDS encoding S1C family serine protease encodes MDPNEKQHKDIWKDESIEEEIDEEFLEFVLAAQQEALLKAAQEKTSRKSKRPFPKWIFYLMATILFVNTFAAIFSVYSIPAIEFLKTSAKLSSQEDITSLKKSVVVVLTDGSKGTGFSISSDGTILTNYHVVEGHKTVTVGFPDDRRFKAKVVNTYPSVDLAVLEIDGQDLPYLELAKQTSFEEDDPVYFIGNPLSFTGIANEGKIIDYIQLSDWEEPVVMIKAPVYRGNSGSPVLNKYGQVIGVVFATLDHDTYGRVGLFIPIDEYYKQQNGTN; translated from the coding sequence ATGGATCCAAATGAAAAACAGCATAAGGATATATGGAAAGATGAGAGTATTGAAGAAGAAATAGATGAAGAATTTTTAGAGTTTGTATTGGCAGCTCAACAAGAGGCTCTTCTAAAAGCGGCGCAAGAAAAAACAAGTCGCAAGTCTAAACGTCCTTTTCCTAAATGGATATTCTATCTGATGGCTACCATTTTGTTCGTTAATACATTTGCAGCTATCTTTTCTGTATATTCCATTCCAGCAATTGAGTTTTTAAAAACTTCTGCAAAATTATCTTCTCAAGAAGATATTACTAGTTTAAAAAAGTCGGTTGTCGTTGTTTTAACAGATGGCAGCAAAGGGACTGGCTTTTCCATATCAAGTGACGGAACAATTTTAACAAATTATCATGTCGTGGAAGGACATAAGACCGTTACAGTTGGTTTTCCAGATGATCGTCGTTTCAAAGCTAAGGTGGTAAACACTTATCCTTCAGTTGATCTTGCTGTGTTAGAAATAGATGGCCAAGACTTGCCCTATTTGGAACTAGCGAAACAAACGTCCTTTGAAGAGGACGACCCCGTTTATTTTATTGGTAATCCCCTAAGTTTTACGGGTATTGCAAATGAAGGTAAAATTATAGATTATATTCAGTTAAGCGATTGGGAAGAACCTGTCGTTATGATAAAGGCACCTGTTTATCGTGGAAATAGTGGAAGTCCGGTTTTGAATAAGTACGGGCAAGTGATTGGCGTCGTTTTTGCTACGTTGGATCATGATACGTATGGTAGAGTAGGATTATTTATACCGATTGATGAGTATTACAAACAGCAAAATGGTACGAATTAG
- a CDS encoding AAA domain-containing protein, producing the protein MRKELANIETMRCNLIITNKARAGILELSKDEHAFFKMQESFHIHIEKRPVNSHGNISLSLYFDNEINEILAEKLNGKVAVMECVLQNDGLLATGFYIRGSKVRVRTNRRLPVNLKLITARNNGAGLPIQLHAKIRELPIAEERSEYVKKRISSWEGYLKIQERNADIADITTAYSRMILNEGFNRMTLVGCNLDGNEWNKIKNLSVTLKGFQNDIGDVLKVDRNKKTVEIELKPKLRDMARRNQLNPRTREAVFSNFATLSQIRRLRKGFEDLQNGLAANANLEKILFEDRPTIRITDKRKELVFHNQLNEFQQEAVIGAMSAKDLYVIQGPPGTGKTTVISEICQQNAKAGLRTLVASQSNLAVDNALSRLLSNKDIRILRFGRTESIEEEGKKFIEENVGQYWKDQTLSVLQHEIESHSIKEGQLEDAIANDKVQIETLQNHLISLQEDIKKKDAAKLEYASRIEEIKKLKRSLVLLKKEREELENTRMNLEKSFEELSKEMTTMEDFIQSNLTSPELIEKMNQLVLEIEMSKVQLFYQQTIQEIRTAEEILNATRHEYQVVQLKMEGLEQFVIEIPSVRKLDSLKSYMTQNDIMPFSMLERQIAELDRLIETIRSFEDWEELNKRLLSAIGYIEGLLKENQVSLENVKNNVNSQGIIFDSSYSVKEIHQFIDSMKRLLTSGEITIEKLEVYLEGLNVRKKFVWKQGAILAKAKSDSTEKFQTIKVDMTEQVKKTIYQIEQNRNLLKNNGFIQKEQLDLLIERSVEIRRQLGNVENIPQLHHLQSEIQQKENAYNHLKKTEETITQYVSNIEIKKNNAENTAEKMEMCIKELQEKEHESKKVNSEGLEQERQVKALEEIMNKNPEEEHEKTLTKLTLISEKIESLTHKLEQIPITHPIQNEWFSLLKEANDHDLDEIRKLYVRHANVIGTTCVASARKEFMDNYPIFDVVIIDEVSKATPPELLLPMLKGKKIILVGDHHQLPPLVGEDTLDETLKAILEESDSFEEKDELKKLLKESLFERLFKNLPKSNKTMLAIQYRMHESIMETITPFYEEENYRLQCGLVDSDSVRDHLLESNYVKRNDHLLWINMPNEPAYFEERVKDGKSRFNQAELDTIRDVLIDLDKATETAKNEGRMGQDERKSIGVISFYGEQVKRIDRLIQQETNLKHLTFRTGTVDKFQGMEMDVILLSMVRNNKDKNGDIGFANDYRRLNVALSRARELLVLVGSADMFTERTKLKDSRKMYTRLLDIVKNKNGFRDQKLMKLT; encoded by the coding sequence ATGCGAAAAGAATTAGCCAATATAGAAACGATGCGATGCAATCTTATTATAACGAATAAGGCTCGCGCGGGAATTCTAGAATTGTCCAAAGATGAGCATGCCTTTTTTAAAATGCAAGAATCCTTTCATATACATATAGAAAAGCGTCCAGTTAATTCTCACGGGAATATATCCCTTTCCCTTTATTTTGATAATGAAATAAATGAGATACTAGCAGAAAAATTAAATGGTAAAGTTGCAGTGATGGAATGCGTTTTACAAAACGATGGTTTACTAGCAACGGGCTTTTATATAAGAGGATCCAAAGTTCGAGTTCGGACAAATAGACGTCTACCGGTAAATTTGAAACTCATAACTGCTCGGAATAATGGTGCAGGTTTACCTATCCAATTACATGCTAAAATTCGTGAATTACCTATAGCAGAGGAACGATCCGAGTATGTGAAGAAACGGATTTCTAGTTGGGAAGGGTATTTGAAGATTCAAGAGCGCAATGCGGATATTGCAGACATTACAACTGCTTACTCAAGAATGATTTTAAATGAAGGCTTTAATAGAATGACACTTGTGGGGTGTAACTTAGACGGAAACGAGTGGAATAAAATAAAGAACCTCAGTGTAACTTTGAAGGGTTTTCAAAATGACATTGGTGACGTTTTAAAAGTTGATCGCAATAAAAAAACAGTAGAAATCGAGCTTAAACCAAAGCTCAGAGATATGGCAAGAAGAAACCAGTTAAACCCCAGAACGAGAGAAGCTGTATTCAGCAATTTTGCGACGCTAAGCCAAATTAGAAGACTTCGAAAAGGATTTGAAGACCTTCAAAATGGCCTAGCAGCAAATGCCAATCTTGAAAAGATATTATTTGAAGATAGACCAACAATACGTATAACAGATAAGCGTAAGGAGTTGGTATTCCATAATCAGTTAAATGAATTCCAACAAGAAGCAGTTATAGGGGCTATGTCTGCCAAAGACTTATATGTTATTCAAGGACCTCCCGGAACAGGGAAAACTACTGTGATATCTGAAATTTGTCAACAAAATGCTAAAGCAGGGCTACGTACTTTAGTTGCTTCCCAGTCTAACTTGGCTGTTGATAATGCCCTTAGTAGATTACTTTCAAATAAAGACATACGTATATTACGGTTTGGTCGAACAGAGAGTATCGAAGAAGAGGGAAAGAAGTTCATAGAAGAAAACGTAGGACAATATTGGAAAGATCAAACGTTAAGTGTATTACAACATGAAATAGAATCTCATTCCATAAAAGAAGGACAACTAGAAGATGCAATAGCTAATGATAAAGTACAAATAGAAACCCTACAAAATCATTTAATTTCCTTACAAGAAGATATAAAAAAGAAAGATGCTGCCAAGCTTGAATATGCCTCTAGAATAGAAGAGATAAAGAAGCTTAAAAGAAGTTTAGTTCTTCTGAAAAAAGAACGAGAAGAGCTTGAAAATACACGAATGAATTTAGAAAAATCTTTCGAAGAACTATCGAAGGAAATGACTACGATGGAAGATTTCATCCAGTCCAATTTAACGAGTCCAGAATTAATTGAAAAAATGAATCAATTAGTTTTAGAAATCGAAATGTCTAAAGTTCAGTTATTTTATCAACAAACCATACAAGAGATTAGAACTGCAGAAGAGATATTAAATGCAACAAGACACGAATATCAAGTTGTGCAATTGAAAATGGAAGGCTTAGAACAGTTTGTAATTGAAATTCCTTCCGTTCGCAAATTAGATTCCTTGAAAAGCTATATGACGCAAAATGATATAATGCCGTTTTCTATGTTGGAGCGTCAAATAGCAGAGTTGGACCGTTTAATAGAAACGATTCGGTCTTTTGAGGATTGGGAAGAACTAAATAAACGACTTTTGTCTGCTATTGGATATATAGAAGGTTTATTGAAAGAGAATCAGGTATCTTTAGAAAATGTAAAAAATAATGTGAATAGCCAAGGGATTATTTTTGATTCGTCTTATTCTGTGAAAGAAATCCATCAATTCATCGACAGTATGAAACGATTATTAACTTCGGGAGAAATAACGATAGAAAAATTAGAAGTGTATTTGGAAGGGTTAAATGTAAGGAAGAAATTTGTATGGAAACAAGGAGCAATTTTAGCAAAAGCAAAGTCGGATTCTACTGAGAAGTTCCAAACGATAAAAGTTGACATGACAGAGCAAGTAAAGAAAACAATTTATCAAATAGAACAAAACAGAAACTTACTGAAAAACAATGGATTTATCCAAAAAGAACAGTTGGATCTGTTAATAGAAAGAAGCGTTGAAATTCGGAGACAATTAGGAAATGTAGAGAATATTCCACAACTACATCACTTACAATCGGAAATACAGCAAAAAGAAAATGCATATAATCACTTGAAGAAAACGGAAGAAACAATAACCCAATATGTAAGTAATATAGAAATTAAAAAAAATAATGCGGAAAACACAGCTGAAAAAATGGAAATGTGTATAAAAGAACTTCAAGAAAAAGAGCATGAAAGTAAAAAAGTGAATTCAGAAGGTCTAGAGCAAGAGAGACAAGTTAAAGCTTTAGAAGAAATAATGAATAAGAATCCTGAAGAAGAGCATGAGAAAACATTAACCAAATTAACGCTTATATCGGAAAAGATAGAGTCTCTTACGCACAAACTAGAGCAGATACCAATTACGCATCCTATCCAAAACGAATGGTTCTCTTTACTAAAAGAGGCAAACGACCATGATTTGGATGAAATTCGAAAACTTTATGTAAGACACGCAAATGTAATTGGGACAACTTGTGTAGCATCCGCTAGAAAAGAGTTTATGGACAATTATCCTATTTTCGATGTCGTTATAATTGATGAGGTGTCAAAAGCCACTCCACCTGAATTACTTTTGCCAATGTTAAAAGGGAAGAAGATTATTTTAGTAGGGGATCATCATCAGCTCCCTCCTCTAGTCGGAGAAGATACGCTCGATGAAACACTAAAAGCAATTTTAGAAGAGAGCGATAGTTTCGAGGAAAAAGATGAATTGAAGAAACTATTAAAAGAGTCTTTATTTGAACGACTATTTAAAAACTTACCAAAAAGCAATAAAACAATGTTAGCCATCCAGTATCGAATGCATGAAAGTATTATGGAGACAATTACACCATTTTACGAGGAAGAAAACTATCGCCTGCAATGTGGATTAGTGGATTCCGATTCTGTTCGTGACCATTTACTTGAATCTAATTATGTAAAAAGAAACGATCATCTTCTATGGATCAATATGCCAAACGAACCGGCTTATTTTGAAGAGAGAGTAAAAGATGGAAAAAGTCGTTTTAACCAGGCGGAATTAGACACAATTCGAGACGTTTTAATTGATTTGGACAAGGCAACCGAAACCGCCAAAAATGAAGGGCGAATGGGGCAAGATGAAAGAAAGAGCATAGGAGTAATTAGTTTTTACGGTGAGCAGGTTAAAAGGATAGATAGACTGATTCAACAAGAAACTAACTTAAAGCATTTAACTTTCAGAACCGGAACAGTCGATAAGTTTCAAGGTATGGAAATGGATGTCATCCTATTGAGCATGGTTCGTAATAATAAGGATAAAAATGGTGATATTGGATTTGCAAATGATTATAGACGTTTAAATGTAGCGTTATCCCGAGCAAGGGAATTGCTCGTTCTTGTAGGAAGTGCGGACATGTTTACGGAGCGGACGAAACTAAAAGATTCAAGAAAGATGTATACACGATTGCTCGATATTGTAAAAAATAAAAATGGTTTCCGAGACCAAAAACTAATGAAGTTGACTTAG
- a CDS encoding SLAP domain-containing protein encodes MQKLAFEMSWDRALSDKDRKEIERIFLHTNKREFPSARLSLIWRATNHKGDLLVTVLVHNFTDEILIFSEKRVTYLENNEVIAENTFTLSTLIIQPNTSMPWTFIFTKDSLKKVITLENGHLEMM; translated from the coding sequence TTGCAAAAGCTTGCATTTGAAATGTCATGGGATAGGGCATTGTCTGATAAAGATCGGAAAGAAATTGAGAGGATTTTTCTTCATACAAATAAAAGGGAGTTTCCAAGTGCTCGGCTTTCACTTATATGGCGAGCAACTAATCATAAAGGTGATTTATTAGTTACCGTACTTGTTCATAATTTCACTGATGAAATACTTATTTTTAGTGAAAAAAGAGTGACCTATTTGGAAAATAATGAAGTTATAGCAGAGAATACTTTTACACTTTCAACGCTTATAATCCAACCTAATACTAGTATGCCATGGACTTTTATTTTTACTAAAGATAGTTTGAAGAAGGTTATAACTCTTGAAAATGGTCATTTAGAGATGATGTAA
- a CDS encoding alpha/beta fold hydrolase, which produces MKKFQIAVDGSTFHGCEFGDNNLPSLVCLHGMTGDLKSFLGLIEYLINDFHLILIDNPGHGETESLKMEEDYMFSSLAKRIYQVIQKITNKPFYMLGHSWGADICLNVAKLFPTKISGVILLDGGYAFPEHVDGLTEEKALIDWKEYVESSIYGSWDEVVKEYQSYTTKQWDTNLNSIITSTFKKVKDNYIFKADVFSILAIIKAFYKEPCSTTFDSIQCPVLLLHATILPTDSSRKKGIQEIKKGIKVLKVIGIENTKHHLHWDCPEKVANEILLWKQESNHEVY; this is translated from the coding sequence TTGAAGAAGTTTCAAATAGCTGTAGATGGTAGTACTTTTCACGGATGTGAATTTGGTGATAACAATCTTCCTTCACTTGTTTGTCTTCACGGAATGACTGGTGATTTAAAAAGTTTTTTGGGGCTTATTGAATACCTAATAAATGATTTTCATCTTATTCTTATAGATAACCCAGGACATGGCGAAACTGAATCACTAAAAATGGAGGAGGATTATATGTTTTCCTCCTTAGCAAAACGTATTTATCAAGTAATACAAAAAATTACTAATAAACCTTTTTACATGTTGGGACATTCATGGGGGGCAGACATTTGCCTAAACGTAGCAAAACTATTTCCGACTAAGATAAGCGGCGTTATTTTATTAGACGGAGGATATGCGTTTCCTGAACATGTTGATGGACTGACAGAGGAAAAAGCCTTGATAGATTGGAAGGAATATGTTGAATCAAGTATATATGGTTCTTGGGACGAAGTGGTCAAAGAATACCAAAGTTACACAACAAAGCAATGGGATACAAATCTTAATTCAATAATAACATCTACTTTTAAAAAGGTTAAAGATAACTATATATTTAAGGCCGATGTTTTCAGTATTTTAGCAATTATTAAGGCATTCTATAAAGAGCCTTGTTCGACCACTTTTGATAGTATTCAGTGCCCTGTTTTATTACTTCATGCAACAATTCTACCGACAGATTCATCCCGAAAAAAGGGAATACAGGAAATTAAAAAAGGCATTAAAGTATTAAAGGTAATAGGCATAGAAAACACTAAACACCACCTTCATTGGGACTGTCCTGAAAAAGTTGCTAATGAAATTCTGTTGTGGAAACAGGAAAGCAATCATGAAGTTTATTAA
- the hutG gene encoding formimidoylglutamase yields the protein MLNEVKEGIWSGRTDHTENRSSFRYHQIIELSKRMDDYNSSEETCVIIGFESEEGVRRNKGNIGAAKAPDALRSELAKLPWKIPNQKHLADIGTIACRDDKLEKAQEQLGDVVSKILSKKMIPIILGGGHETTYGHYLGVRNYLGKEAKLGIINIDAHFDLRSYDEQTSSGTMFKQILDQDDNSSYFVVGIQRYGNTQELFDRADELGANYILEESIHISEIDNVNARINDFINQQDYIMLTLCTDVLNAAFAPGVSAPSPFGLDPSVVRSIIRNVTTKKKTLSFDISEVNPSLDENNRTVKLGAYLINEAITSFLDRD from the coding sequence TTGTTAAACGAAGTTAAAGAAGGTATCTGGTCAGGACGTACCGATCATACGGAAAATAGATCAAGTTTTCGATATCACCAAATTATTGAGTTGTCCAAAAGAATGGATGATTACAACTCTAGCGAGGAAACTTGCGTTATTATAGGTTTTGAAAGTGAAGAAGGAGTACGACGAAATAAAGGAAATATAGGTGCTGCAAAAGCTCCTGATGCTCTACGATCAGAATTAGCTAAATTACCATGGAAAATACCTAACCAAAAGCATCTTGCAGACATTGGAACAATTGCATGCAGAGATGATAAATTAGAAAAAGCACAGGAACAACTTGGAGATGTTGTCTCTAAAATTTTAAGTAAAAAAATGATACCTATTATTTTGGGTGGTGGACATGAAACCACTTACGGACATTATCTTGGTGTACGAAACTATTTAGGAAAAGAAGCAAAGCTAGGGATTATTAATATAGATGCCCATTTTGATTTACGTTCATATGACGAGCAAACTTCTTCTGGCACTATGTTTAAGCAAATACTAGATCAGGATGATAATAGTAGCTATTTCGTTGTTGGCATTCAACGTTACGGAAATACACAAGAATTATTTGACCGAGCGGATGAATTGGGAGCTAATTATATCTTGGAAGAAAGTATACATATAAGCGAAATAGATAATGTGAACGCAAGAATCAATGATTTTATAAACCAACAAGATTATATAATGCTTACTTTATGTACAGATGTACTGAATGCCGCTTTTGCGCCAGGTGTAAGTGCTCCATCACCATTTGGGTTGGATCCAAGTGTTGTACGATCCATCATTCGAAATGTCACTACCAAAAAAAAGACGCTTTCCTTTGATATTTCGGAAGTTAATCCTTCATTGGACGAAAATAATCGAACTGTAAAGCTTGGTGCATATTTAATAAACGAAGCCATTACATCCTTCTTAGACAGGGATTGA
- a CDS encoding iron-hydroxamate ABC transporter substrate-binding protein, with translation MKKLILPFILMCVLIISACGNSSKNQSAGDENKKDENETITYQSENGPIEVPAHPKRVVVLTGNAGDLISLGINIVGVDEWSKESPLLKDQLKDIKAVSDEDLEKIIELKPDLIIGASDNNNLDKLKKIAPTITYTYNKVDYLTQHLEIGKLVNKEKEAQSWIDDFKKRANTVGIKIKAKIGENSTVTVMESYDKDMGILGDSWGRGTEVLYQAMGLKMPGKVKEMTSKEGYYMISSEVLPDYVGDYLIVSKYNDQDNSYQRTDLYKEMPAVKNNHVIEVDGNTFLFNDSLTLDYQLNYFEEQFLK, from the coding sequence TTGAAAAAATTAATCTTACCTTTCATTTTAATGTGTGTTCTTATTATTAGTGCCTGTGGCAATAGTTCAAAAAATCAGTCAGCAGGGGATGAAAATAAAAAGGACGAAAATGAAACAATTACATATCAATCTGAAAATGGACCTATTGAAGTACCCGCTCATCCGAAAAGAGTAGTAGTTCTGACTGGTAATGCAGGTGACTTAATCTCACTTGGCATCAATATCGTAGGGGTGGACGAATGGTCTAAGGAAAGCCCATTACTTAAAGATCAATTAAAAGATATTAAAGCTGTTTCAGATGAGGATTTAGAGAAAATTATTGAATTAAAACCAGATTTAATTATTGGAGCAAGTGATAATAATAACCTAGATAAGTTGAAAAAAATTGCTCCAACAATTACCTATACGTATAATAAAGTAGATTATTTAACACAACATTTAGAAATTGGTAAATTGGTAAACAAAGAAAAAGAAGCTCAAAGCTGGATTGATGACTTCAAAAAACGGGCAAATACTGTAGGAATTAAAATTAAAGCAAAAATTGGTGAAAATTCAACAGTGACTGTAATGGAAAGTTACGATAAAGATATGGGTATTCTTGGCGATAGTTGGGGAAGAGGCACAGAAGTTCTTTATCAAGCAATGGGTCTGAAAATGCCTGGAAAAGTAAAGGAAATGACAAGTAAAGAAGGATACTACATGATTTCATCTGAAGTATTACCTGACTATGTTGGGGACTACTTGATTGTTAGTAAATACAATGACCAAGATAATTCCTATCAAAGGACGGATCTATATAAAGAAATGCCAGCTGTGAAGAACAACCATGTAATTGAAGTGGATGGAAATACCTTTTTGTTTAACGATTCTTTAACTTTAGACTACCAATTGAACTATTTTGAAGAACAATTTTTAAAATAG
- a CDS encoding YybH family protein: MTTKFGDVQEVLENYKSAIYEKDVERFLSSYASDIHIYDCWEKWESIGISNWREMVKEWFNGLTEEGVLLKIDFNDLVVEESSNMAFVRCAIKFAAQNESGEILRQTTNRFTFCLRRVNESWSILHEHSSLPINIGTGKGIFNLK, from the coding sequence ATGACGACTAAATTTGGTGATGTGCAAGAGGTTTTGGAAAATTACAAATCCGCCATTTATGAGAAAGATGTTGAAAGATTTTTATCTTCATACGCTTCTGATATACATATTTATGATTGCTGGGAAAAGTGGGAAAGCATCGGTATTTCCAATTGGCGAGAAATGGTGAAAGAATGGTTTAATGGATTAACTGAGGAAGGCGTTTTACTCAAAATAGATTTTAATGATTTAGTAGTAGAGGAAAGTTCGAACATGGCTTTTGTTCGCTGTGCTATTAAGTTTGCTGCTCAAAATGAATCAGGAGAAATACTTCGTCAGACGACAAATAGATTCACATTCTGTTTAAGAAGAGTAAATGAATCTTGGTCCATTTTACACGAACATTCATCATTACCAATAAATATAGGGACTGGGAAGGGTATTTTTAACTTGAAGTGA